The proteins below come from a single Miscanthus floridulus cultivar M001 chromosome 1, ASM1932011v1, whole genome shotgun sequence genomic window:
- the LOC136457823 gene encoding uncharacterized protein — protein MVYGDSVLVINQVNKDWSCSSEKMDGHYVEIRKLEGKFYGIEYHHVVCDQNQLVDDLSKIGSYRAMIQPGVVIQDLFTSSVKEEKEIQEIPPAEQLVLAVPSSAIDWRELFIKYLTSIDVPTDKTKTKCLIHCSKHYVLVDRNLMRKSAKEGIL, from the coding sequence atggtatatggagactctgtgttggtcatcaaccaggtcaacaaagattggtcttgttccagtgagaagatggatgggCACTACGTCGagatcaggaaactcgaagggaagttctacggtatcgagtaccaccacgtggtatgtgatcaaaatcagctcgtcgacgacctatctaagataggctcttatcGCGCCATGATTCAGCCTGGGGTCgtcattcaagacctctttacgtcgtctgttaaggaagagaaggaaattCAAGAAATCCCCCCTGCCGAGCAGCTAGTACTTGCGGTGCCTTCATCGGCTATAGATTGGAGGGAattgttcatcaagtacctcaccagcatcgatgtacccaccgacaagaccaaAACTAAATGTCTCATTCACtgcagcaagcattacgtgctggtggacaggaacttgatgaggaaaagtgccaaggaagggatactataa